attaacattagtctactTGGTAGGAGGGGGTAAGGAGGTTGTagacgtcgggggccggaaaagctgATGTCGCAAAATGTCCCAGAATTTAATAGAAACACAAGGGGTGTTGAAATTCGTCCTTCTCGTTTGAGGAATACTTGCACATTTAGGACAGAGAACAGCGTCCCGAAAGAATCCATCCCAGCTTGGAATTTTGTGCCATGGGCAGGCCGTCCTGGCTCGCGATGATACCCGGCAGCATCAGGTCAGCGTAAACGTCTGCTCCAAGGACAGCCGAGACAAGCGCTGGGTGGAACCACCGGTCATCCGCTAGCGTCATGTTGTGGAACATGTCCTGCACCTTCGGATCCAGGGGCTGTGCCGGCGTCCGGCTCTGCATCTGCTCGtccaccaccatcagcagctgTTTGCTCATCCGGGACGTTTTCGAGCGAATCTCGGTGGTGCACAGCCGTTCGTTGCCCACGCCCGTGACGGCCAAGTTGAGGGCCTTCACCAGCGAGACGTGGATGCGACTCACGGGGCAGCACGGATCCACCAAGACTCGCACATCGAATCTCTTCTGCTCGGACCCAATGAGCACGGCAGCGGTCGGAAGGATGCTGACGCTCGTCCGCACCAAGCTAGGCGCGCCCGTCGGCGTTGACAATGAGCTGTGGGGTGGGGACCTATCCATCGGCGAGGCTGAGCGTCGTGACCCGGTCGAACCCACCTCCTGACGCCGTTGAGGCTGAGGCGCTGCTTGTGGCTCACGCTTCCGTTGAGGCCTCGAAGAGCCTGGCTGTTCGCCGCGGATGTGCAGCAGAGTGTGGTGGGCCTCTCGGCAGATGCGGCACCTCGCTTTGCTGCGACACGACCGGCCCGAATgctcgtgggccagacagTTAGCGCAGTACTTGTTAATCAAGACTGCCCGGAGCCGCTTCACAGCCGGCAGTTGCAGGAATCGCTGGCAGCTCCTCAATGGATGAATCCCCCTGCACACTCGACAGCGGTATACATCGTGGCGGATCGCTGGAGCCATTGTATATGCGGCTACAtaagaaatgggcaaaataaaaagttagATGAGATAGATGCGGATGATCATGACACATGGACGACGTAGGACGACACAACTTAGGACTCGTCAGTAGCAGGTTTTCAACTACTTAAAGTATGGAGGAGTCTTTCGACTCATTCGGGCTGTCCATTGGAAGGCGGATCATTTTTGCCACTGGTCTCCGGACGACCCCCCGTGCTGTGAGCACGTCTGCCACTCTGACCTTGCCGTCCACGCCGGGACAGACCACTTGGATACGCCCAAGTCGCCACTCGTTGGATGGCAAGTTCTCCTCTTTGATCACCACCATGTCTCCAGCCTGGAGATCTCGCGTTGGGAACTTccatttattccttttgtggAGTTCCTTTAGGTATTCCTCCTTCCAACGCAGGCAGAACTGCTGATTCAGGGCTTTCAACCTCCGCCACCGATTGATAATGGAGCTGGGACCTTCTTTAACCTCAGGTTCTGCTACCGCAAGTAATGGTCCACCGATTAGAAAATGCCCAGGGCTCAGAGCGATAAGGTCCGTGGGATCTTCGGACATTGGCGAGATGGGCCTGGAGTTCAAACAGGCCTCAATCTTCGCCAGGAGGGTAGTCAGTTCCTCGAACGTGTATTTCCCAGCGGCTGTGTACTTGTAAAAATGCGACTTGAAACTcttcacacctgcctcccaaAGCCCTCCCATATGAGGTGCGCCAGGAGGGTTGAAATGCCAGGACACATTCTGAAGACTGTGCTGCGATAAAACCGATGTTCTGGTAGCTTCAATGAAATCCTTTGATAAGGACGTGGAAGCTCCGACAAACGTTTTCCCGTTGTCAGAGTAGACGTGTTGTGGACACCCACGCCGAGCGAAAAAACGGGAGAATGCGGCCAGGAACTTCTCTGTAGTCAAGTCCGAGGTCGCTTCGAGGTGGATAGCCCGGgtagtaaaacacacaaaaacgcacACGTACCCCTTTGTGATTTTGCAGGCTCGACCGACATAACTCTTGACGTCAAATGGTCCTGCGAAGTCCACTCCCGTATGGGTGAACGGTCTGGAAAACGTGGACCTCGCACGGGGCAAATTCCCCATCAACTGCGTCTGCAGTCTCTTCTTGTGAATAACACACACTCGGCACGAATGTATTGTTCGTTTCACCAACATTTTAAGCTTGGGAATCCAGAATTTGGAACGGATCAGTCGGATCATTAATTGATTCCCCCCATGCAAGGATATGCGATGGATAAACAAGACTTGAAGTTCGGCGAACCTACACCGTGCAGGAAGGATGATCGGATGTTTTTCATCATAACTAAGCATTTCAGATGCTTGTAACCTGCCGCTTGCTCTCAAGACCCCATTCCCGTCAAGAAAGGGGTTTAGGTTCGAAATTGCGCTTGCGGGTGGAACTGGTTGCTTGTTGCTCAAAACCTTATATTCGGCGGGAAACTCATTCTTCTGAGTGAGCACAATTAGCCGCTCCTGCACCTCTGACAACTCCGCCGCAGTGAGTTCTGCCGATAAGGCTACACCTTCCCTCCggcaacttttcacaaaacgaaacacataagCAAGAACTCGCAGAGCTCGGTCAAAGGCTGAGAACCTCTCTAGGATTTCAACTGCTGAGGGCACTGCGACCGTGTGGCATTTGACGGGGCGCTGCTCGAGCTCAGTCTCCGGATGGACCAACAACTCACTCGgccactgctcctgtttgAGGTGCAACCAAGCTGGCCCACGCCACCACAGTGCGCTGTCCTTCAGCTCTTGGGGTGAGACGCCCCGGCTTGCCAGATCAGCTGGATTGTCTTCGGATCGTACATGTCCCCACTTGCTTCCGTCGGTACACTGTTCGATTTTTGCGACCCTGTTGGCAACGAATGTTGTCCAGGTGCACGCTGGCTTACTCAGCCATGCAAGAACGATCGTGGAGGGGGGGAGATGCTTTAAAGAGTCCTCAGGTAAAGTAAAGGATGGGAGACTCCCGGCCAGTTGTGGTAGTACATATGCAGAAGTCTTaatttggatgtggggcttgaccgGAGAACCTATGCTAAGTTGACAGCGCTTACGGGGCTGAGCCGCAACAGTGAGGTTGAGCCCTGAAACTTGAGCATGGATGGATTCATAAGGCAACTTaatcaagttgaacaagcgttctgaaataaaggttccctcagaacccgagtcaataagtgcccgtgctgagtatttgatgcctaaatggcaaatctctattaaagctgtactcaggaggaccccttgagtgtttacagccagaaacgtttgcacattcggttgattctttaatggagtggactgtaTATCTTGCTGGTGGTTAAATGTGGATACGTGGGcctggtggtcaggattgaccgctgactggactggtggagtgccgcTTCGGTGTAGGAGAGTGTTGTGGCGCCCTTTACaagtattgcaattatgcgTGCTAGTGCAATCCCTTAGCAGATGCGTTCTAGCAAAACAGTTTAAGCACaacttctgctgttttatatatttctcccgCTCTCCGACTGGCATTCGTAAGAATAACGGACATACTCGGATAGGATGGTTCTCttgcgaacaaagtttacaggattgtggagttaccgtcactctattctcaaaggtctggatcgcccgcgggctattgtcagtccgcagtgctctggattgagcgtttggcttaaaatcttcgatcgcctcgagcgttcgatgacgatcttgtaagaacgcctggaattcagcccacagtggaatatctgtcttactcataagggattgttcccatagagacagcgttagctttggcaacttggcagagcacagaaaaacgagcaggcaatcccagttagaggtgtcgatttttgctattttcaaagctgttaaacAACCTTGAATTGTGCTCTCTAACTGTTTCAAGGAATTGCCGCATTCAAGACCAACAgaaggtaaattaaacaaaatcttaaGCTGACTGTTGACCAGTAGCCTCTTGTTTTCGAAACGATTCTGCAAGTTTCTCCAGGCTGATTCGAATCCTTTATTGGTTAAGGGTGATAAGGCCACAATGGATTTAGCCTCACCACTAGTTTTAGCATTGAGATGGAACAACTTTTCAACTTCTGAAAGCCGAGGGTTGTGTATGTAGATGGCTGAGAAAAGATCCCGAAACATAGTCCCCACTGAAACTGTCGCACTCGACTGGGGGTAAGCGACACCCTCCCTGAGGAGGCGCCGGAATGGAGGCCTGAACGGCCTGTTGCGAGCGTGAACCTTCTTCAATGATCTCGTTGAGGCTCGCTGCGCACCGCTCGTAAACGGCATAACAGTAGTCATACTTGGACTGCATGACTGTTATTGTGTCTGTGGATCCCAGACCGGACAGAGCTTCGGAGCACGCCTCGTattccttctccaccttgtcccatagggccCTGATCTGCTCGAGTCGCACCCTACTTGTGTGGATTGACGGACTTGTGACTGCTGGGGTGTTGACCCTGGCCTCGAACTGACCTACTCTATCGGTTATGGTCATGAATTTCATCAAGGCCCTGTCTGCCTCAGCTTgcgccatttttgcggttgctcTCGTAATTTGGGGTGAGAAGTCTAAATTCGGTTTCGTGTTCGGTGCTGaccgtggaacttggagcgacgTGCTCGTGGATTTCCGTGGAGTTGTCGatgggcttttgcttcgagtgggactTGGGCTTTTGAAGGGCACAGAGGACTCGCTCTTGGCTCTAACTCGTTGAGACGTTTTGGAAACAGTCAAACgggtttttacctcctcaccgtggccaattggcatattaagctctcggaggagccgaaaaccgtgTGGGGGCGAAACAGtctgtccacttggacaaatacggggacgctggataaagcgtgcaaccaagatcgaaaataacttatatattgggacgctggattaagcgtgcaaccaagctcgaaacaacttatatattgggacgctggataagcgtgcgaCCAGTTGGCTCGATCGGAAAGTTCCGTATttggagaaaaaaaaaataactggaGTCGCTAGATAAAGCGGACAcccaaaataattgaaaactaAGGATTGTTGATTTGGAGTTATACTGGGTCGCTCGATaaagcgcacaaaagtaattaagaaccaaattatcgcatcaattTAGACAGGGTGTGGgggcgcaggacaacgcgtgaaaaaagaTGTGACaatcggaacaaaaaaaaaaaaaaacaccggggtcgctgtattgagcgagagacaaaatcaaaagaaaaatgaataatcggaattaatcgatttaggCAAAGGTAAGGGGGCGCCGGATTGCGCTTGAAAAACAAATGGTAATCGTTACAAATTATGTTatcgttttatataaaacctgGGGTGGCTGGATTAAGCGCGGAATACACAATAATCGGAATAAATGTTGCTATCGAttgaggaaaaaaaaacagatatgaGGGCGCTGGATCACGCTGGACTATAATTGTTGAtgtgggacgctggataagcgtggaTGTTCGGCCAATTTTTTGAGACGATATATGTGAATCGGATATGCGAATAAATCAAGAAcggagttaaaaaaaaagtattaaagaaacaaaaataaacacacactgACACTTTCTATGGGAAACTAGAAAAAAGTAGTGTCAGTGTGAACGGTCCCTTATTGGAATAGGCCCTAGAGTGGCTACCTTGacacatacgtacatatgctGGTACAcacatgtatatatacaatatgtaAATGTTAGCGCCGATggttgtttttaaaatttgttttttttgttattcttttttctcttACTGCGTTGGAGGTTGTGTTCGTGGATGTGTTCGTCGTAGTGTTGGCTGCAGCCGGTTCTTATCTGCCGGTCCAACAAAACGTCTGTGCTTGTCGTGTGTGTGGAAGCTTTCCTCGGCAAAGCGCTGGATGATCTCGGGCGAAGAACCAAAATGTagacgtcgggggccggaaaagctgATGTCGCAAAATGTCCCAGAATTTAATAGAAACACAAGGGGTGTTGAAATTCGTCCTTCTCGTTtggggttttattttcaagtaatttTCTCACATAAAATAACGGCTTCATGTCCCACTTCCGaaacattccgccaacagcgatgctctgctggcgggataccggactcagctgttcggcatgaacagaggtaatctaaggtttgcatcccaattaaggcgtcgtaaggcaaaaagtaatatgttcttttgaaccgatcCATcgcggtccgagtaaactttATATTGTGGgctccaaacaggtgatccatactcgaggatcgaACGAACTAGAGATatgaataaggttttggtaatgtaaggatcatcaaatttcTGTAACGTATCACATCCAAGAATAAAGTCAGGCATGGTATTCGATGGGTATCGAGCGCACGCGAGCGATGGTCCGGCTGCTGCTTGTCGgtaaaagggggtggtggtcttgctgcGATCCCATATTTGCCtatttttgattataaaacattttcgcGTGCTAGACAAGCTAACCTGATCCGGAAGTAGGAGAACTCATATTACAGACATATAGAAGAGGAAGACATGTTCAAATAGTTTACGCCAAACCGATCTCGGCTAGCCTCCGGTGTTGTTGGAGGCCTTCGTTGACCCACCCTACCAATGGCCATCTTATCATCATAATTTTCATTGATGGCCCCTTTTGAAACCTAATCTATTCGCAAGGGCCTCATGCTAGCTGCGGCAAAAACTTAGCGTATTACCACattataaattggattttattactaatatatgtaaacattcttaaaactaggcatataatataaataggAATGAAAGTGTAAATAGATAAATTTTAGCATATAATTAAACTATTGTTTTTGGAATTAACGCAAAGTGaggattaaaaatatataaaaaaaattgacgaaaaaaattacaagacaATAATATGCGTGAATTTAAATAGCGATCGTTTCggatttctctcagtgtgaTTATGTTTAgttcttttgcatttcctttatgATCTTTACGTTATTATTTATCTGAGCGTTTCAAGAAAAAACAATAGGGACATCTACGTTAATGCTTTTAGTGCTGAACtcattttaatttggccaatatacTCAATATAGTTTTTGGTGACTTACCCTTTTCTTTTGTAACTTCCATCGgagaaagcgctttcggcgaTGGCAGCTATTTTTTTGGGagtaaagtttttctttttttttgaataaaaatataaaaatattgattatttcGCACACATTCTTAGGAGGTAtccctgttatttttttttttttcctctccTTTTAAAGTtgggacatttttttttccgtgtggcttacaaatttaacacaaacataaaacacaaaacaaagaaatcgGACACTTCTCCTCACATTAACTTGCACATTATCTTtccacaataaaaaaaaaaatcttaaccTAATTTACTAACACATAattatctttt
This portion of the Drosophila santomea strain STO CAGO 1482 unplaced genomic scaffold, Prin_Dsan_1.1 Segkk69_quiver_pilon_scaf, whole genome shotgun sequence genome encodes:
- the LOC122756611 gene encoding uncharacterized protein LOC122756611, coding for MAQAEADRALMKFMTITDRVGQFEARVNTPAVTSPSIHTSRVRLEQIRALWDKVEKEYEACSEALSGLGSTDTITVMQSKYDYCYAVYERCAASLNEIIEEGSRSQQAVQASIPAPPQGGVAKIEQCTDGSKWGHVRSEDNPADLASRGVSPQELKDSALWWRGPAWLHLKQEQWPSELLVHPETELEQRPVKCHTVAVPSAVEILERFSAFDRALRVLAYVFRFVKSCRREGVALSAELTAAELSEVQERLIVLTQKNEFPAEYKVLSNKQPVPPASAISNLNPFLDGNGVLRASGRLQASEMLSYDEKHPIILPARCRFAELQVLFIHRISLHGGNQLMIRLIRSKFWIPKLKMLVKRTIHSCRVCVIHKKRLQTQLMGNLPRARSTFSRPFTHTGVDFAGPFDVKSYVGRACKITKGYVCVFVCFTTRAIHLEATSDLTTEKFLAAFSRFFARRGCPQHVYSDNGKTFVGASTSLSKDFIEATRTSVLSQHSLQNVSWHFNPPGAPHMGGLWEAGVKSFKSHFYKYTAAGKYTFEELTTLLAKIEACLNSRPISPMSEDPTDLIALSPGHFLIGGPLLAVAEPEVKEGPSSIINRWRRLKALNQQFCLRWKEEYLKELHKRNKWKFPTRDLQAGDMVVIKEENLPSNEWRLGRIQVVCPGVDGKVRVADVLTARGVVRRPVAKMIRLPMDSPNESKDSSIL